The Cupriavidus necator N-1 DNA window AGGGCCTGTCGGACGTGCCGCAGAATCAGCTGGACCAGATCAAGCACTTCTTTGAGCACTACAAGGCACTGGAAGCCGGCAAGTGGGTCAAGGTCGAAGGCTGGGCCGGCATCGAGGAAGCCCACAAGGAAATCACCGACGGCGTGGCCAACTACAAGAAGTAAGCTGAACCGCCGCTGAAGAAGCCCCGCTCCGGCGGGGTTTTTTGTTGCCGCGCGCTTGACGCACCGCAGTACCTGGGCAAGTGCCTTGCGCTACGCTGTGCGGGTGCTGACAAGAGGAGTCCCCATGCATTCCATCACCGAAATCCAGGCATCGCCGCAGGCCTTGTCGCCGTCGCGCCGCTATGACCGGCTGGCGGTGTGCTTCCACTGGGCGGTATTCCTGCTGGTGGCGCTGGCCTATGCCGCGATCGAGCTGAAGGGCAGTTTTGCCAAGGGCACGCCGCCGCGCGCGCTGGCGATGACGGTCCATGAATGGGCAGGCGCTCTGGTGCTGGTGCTGGCGGTGCCGCGCCTGCTGTGGCGCCTGGTGCACGGCGCGCCCGCGCCGGAGCCGGGCGCGCGCTGGATGCAGTTGGTCGGCGAGGCCATGCACTGGGTGTTTTACCTGTATATCCTGGCCCAGCCGCTGCTGGGGCTGCTGGCGATGAACGCTGGCGGCCACCTGCTGGTGCTGCCTTCGCTGGGGATAGAAGTGCCAGCGCTGGTGGCAGCCGACCCGGCGCTGAAGGACACCGTCAAGGCAATCCACGAGACCCTGGGCACCGCCTTCTACCTGGTGATCGGGCTGCATGCGATGGCGTCGCTGTTCCACCACTACATGCTGGGCGACAATACGCTACGGCGGATGTGGCGCTGAGCGCCGGCTCGCGTGTTCAGGCGCGGGCGAACGGGTTGCGCTCGCCCAGCTCGTCCAGGTAGGCGTCGATGCCCTGGCGCTCGCGTTCCAGGAAGCGCTCGACGGCATCGGCAAAAGCGGGATGCGCCAGCCAGTGGGCCGAGCGCGTGGCCACCGGCAGGAAGCCGCGCGCCATCTTGTGCTCGCCCTGGGCGCCGCCTTCGAAGGTGCGTATGCCTTGCTCGATGCAGAATTCCAGCGGCTGGTAGTACGCGGTTTCGAAGTGCAGGCAGGCGTGGTACTCCAGCGCGCCCCAGTAGCGCCCGTAGAGCGTGCTGACTTCGGGCGTATCGTCATAGACCAGCAGCGAGCTGGCGATGGGCTGGCCCTCGCGCTCGGCGATCACCAGCAGCAGGTGCTGCGGCATGGCGGCGCCGATGCGCCGGAAGAAATCCAGGTTCAGGTAGGGCGTGGAATGGTGCTCGCGGTAGGTCTGGCGATAGCACCGGTTGAAGAACTTCCACGCATCGTCGTCGATCTGCGCGCCACGCAAACGCCGGAAAGTGATGCCGGCCTGCGCCACCTGGCGGCGCTCGGCGCGGATGTTCTTGCGCTTTTTCTGCGACAGCGTGGCGAGGAAGTCGTCGAAGCTGCCGTAGCCGTCGTTGGTCCAGTGGAACTGCACGCCGTGCCGCATCAGCATGCCGGCCTGCTGCATCAGGGCGGCCTCGGCCTCGTCGGGGAACAGGATGTGCAGCGACGACATCTGGCTTTCGGCGGCCAGCGCCAGCGCCATCTGCAGCAGCAGGCGGCGCGCATGGGCGTCTTCGGCCAGCAGCCGCGCGCCGCGCACCGGCGTGAAGGGAATTGCCGCCAGCCATTTGGGGTAGTACTCGAGCCCGTTGCGGGCATAGGCGTCGGCCCAGGCCCAGTCGAAGACATACTCGCCATAGGAATGCGCCTTGGCGTAGAGCGGCATGGCCGCGGCCAGCCGTTCCGGGTGGCCGTCCTTGGCCGGAGCCCATAACGTCAGGTAGCGCGGGTTCCACCCGGTTTCGGCGCAGGCGCTGCCGCTGGCGTGCAGGGCATGCAGGAAGGCGTGCTTCAGGAACGGCGTGGCATCCGCGTGGTGCGCCACCAGGGCGTCCCAGGCGGCGGCATCGATCTCGCCCAGGTCGGAGATGATCTCGGTACGGTATTCCTGCGCAGGGTCGCCCGCCGCCTTGCGCTTGTGCTGTGCCGGCTGGCGCTGGTCCTTGCCAGGCACGCATGATTCAGACTGCATTGCACCAGTTTCCGTCTGTGGATCGAGCGAGTCTACCGGAAACGATGCGCCGTTGCTGTGCCCGCGGCAGGCGCGGGGCGGCCGTCGTAAAATGGAGCATCCTCGTCACCAGTGCTGCCGAGGCATCCCGGGATGCTTCAGGCGGCCCGCCTGCGCGCGGCATGGTCCGTCCGATAACCAAGGCCCGATATGAAGAACCCGTTTTTCAACCTGTATTCCCACGGCTTTGCGCGTGTCGCGGTGGGCGTGCCCGTCTGCCGGGTGGCCGACCCGGCCTTCAACGCGGCCGAGACCATTGCCCTGGCGGCGCAGGCGGCACAGCAGGGCGCCGTGCTGGTGGCGTTCCCGGAACTGGGCATCTCCGCCTATACCTGCGACGACCTGTTCCACCAGCGCGCGCTGCTGGACGCCTGCGAGGCGGCGCTGGCCACCATCGTCGAGGCCTCGCGCAAGCTGCCGGCGGCGCTGATCGTCGGCATGCCGCTGCGGGTCGAGCACCAGTTGTTCAACTGCGCCGTGGTGGTGGCGCGCGGGCGTATCCAGGGCGTGGTGCCCAAGTCCTACCTGCCGAACTACTGGGAGTTCTATGAGGCGCGCCAGTTCAGCGCCGCCGACAACGCCGCGGTCGAGTCCATCCGGCTGCTGGGCCAGGACGTGCCGTTCGGCGCCGGGTTGCTGTTCGATGTCGAAGACATCCCCGACTTCCGCTTCCATGCGGAAATCTGCGAAGACGTCTGGGTGCCGATCCCGCCGTCGTCGTTCGCGGCGCTGGCCGGGGCCACGGTGCTGGTCAACCTGTCGGCCTCGAATATCGTGGTCGGCAAGGCCGGCTACCGGCACCAGCTGGTCTCGCAGCAGTCGGCGCGATGCCTGGCGGCCTACCTGTACACCTCGGCCGGCAAGGGCGAGTCCTCCACCGACCTGGCCTGGGACGGCCAGGCGCTGATCTGCGAGAACGGCGAGCTGCTGGCCGAATCCGAGCGCTTTGCCGATACCTCGCACCTGCTCTGCGCCGATATCGACGTCGAGCGGCTGTCGCGCGAGCGCATGCACCAGGTGACCTTCGGCCACTCGGTGCGCCGGCACAAGGCAGAAGTGGACAAGTTCCGTGTGGTGCGCTTCCCGCTCGACCTGACCCTGGAAAAATCGCTGCCGCTGGCGCGCAACGTGGCGCGCTTCCCGTACGTGCCGGCCGATCCGCGCCAGCGCGACGAACGCTGCATGGAGGTCTACAACATTCAGGTGCAGGCGCTGGTGCAGCGCCTGTCGGCGAGCAAGATCAGCAAGGTGGTGATCGGCGTCTCGGGCGGGCTGGATTCCACTCACGCGTTGCTGGTCTGCGCCAAGGCGATGGACCGCCTGGGCCTGCCGCGCGCCAATATCCTGGCCTACACCATGCCGGGCTTTGCCACCAGCGACCGCACGCTGCTGCAGGCGCGCCAGCTGATGCAGATGGTGGGCTGCACCGCGACCGAGATCGATATCCGCCCGTCGTGCCTGGCCATGCTGAAGGACCTGGGCCACCCGTACGCCGCCGGCGAGAAGGTCTATGACGTGACCTTCGAGAACGTGCAGGCCGGCGAGCGCACCAACCACCTGTTCCGGCTGGCCAACTTCCACCATGCCATCGTGATCGGCACCGGCGACCTGAGTGAACTGGCGCTGGGCTGGTGCACCTATGGCGTGGGCGACCACATGTCGCACTACAACGTCAACGCCAGCGTGCCCAAGACGCTGATCTCGCACCTGGTGCGCTGGGTGGCTGAGACCGGGCAGGTGGGCGAGGGCGGTTCCGACGTGCTGCTGGCCGTGCTCGACACCGACATCAGCCCCGAGCTGGTTCCGGGCGACAGCAACCACGGCCCCGAGCAGAAGACCGAGAGCACCATCGGCCCGTATGAGCTGCAGGACTTCAACCTCTACTACACGCTGCGCTTCGGCTTCACGCCGTCCAAGATCGCCTTCCTGGCGCTGCACGCCTGGGGCGACCGCGAGCGCGGCGTATGGCCCAACGGCCCGCATGTGGTGCGCAACCAGTACGGGCTGCCGGAGATCAAGCGCAACCTGGCGATCTTCCTGGACCGCTTCTTCCGCACCAGCCAGTTCAAGCGCTCGTGCATCCCGAACGCGCCCAAGGTGGGCTCGGGCGGATCGCTGTCGCCGCGCGGTGACTGGCGTGCGCCGAGCGATTCAGAGTCGGTGGTGTGGCTGGCGGACCTGGAGAAGGTGCCGGATTGATGACCGTTTCTTGCCGATAAGAAAAATGGCCCGCATCGTGCGGGCCATTTTTCTGACTGCGTGATTGTCATGGCGCCGGGCCGGAAACCAGTTTCAGCCCCACCACGCCACCCAGGATCAGCGCGATGCAGCCCATGCGCGCCAGCGACGCGGGCTCGCCCAGCCAAAGCATCCCGAGCATCGCGGTGCCCGCCGCGCCGATACCGGTCCACACCGCATAGGCCGTGCCCACCGGCAGCACGCGCAGCGACAGCGTCAGAAGCAGGATGCTGGCCATCCCGGTGGCGACCGCATAGACGCTGGGCCAGAACCGGCTGAAGCCGGCCGACCATTTCATGCCGAAGGCGAAGGCGATTTCAAGCAGGCCGGCAACGGCCAACAGGGTCCAGGACATCTCTCAGGCGGCCAGCAGGCGATGCGTGAACAGGCTGTGCAGCGTGCGCACGAACAGCACCACGATCGCGGTCGTCAGCACCAGCAGGATCAGTCCCGCCAGCCAGGCCAGCACGGCGGACTGCTCGTGCCCGGCGTACTTCAGCGCCGCGTTCGATAGCGCCGCCATCGGGAAGCTGATGGCCCACCACGACGGCGCGAACGGCGCCGGGCGGCGGAACACGCGCCACGACAACAGCAGGAACAGGAACAGGCCGAAGTAGAACAGCATGCCGGCGAACATGTCGACGCTGCCGGTCATATTGACGTAGGCCAGGAAGCCCACCTCGAACGGCGCGATCAGGATGATCAGCGACGGCACCATGCCGGCCGGTAGCGGATCGTGGTGGATCAGGCGCGAGATGATCATGGTGAAGAACACCAGCGCGATCACGGTGCCGACGCCGACGGCGAGCAGGTTGACTTCATGCGCCCAGGCCATCGGCATGGTGCCGCCGGCCACGGCGATGTCCAGCGTGGCCACGCCGGGGATCAGCCACGCCGGCACCACGTTCGCCGCCTCGGTCCGGCCGTGCAGCAGCCGCCCGGCGATGACAAAAGTCAGCCCCACGGTGATCACGGTACCGAGCGTCCAGATCATCTGGCCCAGAGTCTCGTGATGCGCGCTGACCACCGACGACAGCAGCAGGATCGCAATCGCGATGGTGCCGAAGAAGTTGCCGGCGACGGGGTGGCTGAACTCGGCCCTGACCGCGTCCGGGTAGCGCAGCCACTTGGCCAGGTAGCCGGCGGCCAGCGCCAGGAAGGCGAGCACCGCGACCACGCCAACCGCGTTGCCAATGACGGGGCTGACGCCGAATGCGGAGCCGGCGCCGCGCCATGCCATGGACAGGCCAGACAGGCCCATGACGGCGCCAAACAGGTTGACCGGAAGGTGTTTCACAGAGCTGCGCGGCGCCGGCAGGGTGGCCGCGGGATGGGCTGCAAGAGTCATAGGGGTGGGTCTGCTTTTCAGTGGGGGCGCCGGCTTGGCGTGCCTGGCGGGAGGGTTGCCGGGGCCGCGTCCTGGATCGGACGGGGCCTGGTGAAAGGAATTATGGTTGCCGCTCTTGCTGGCCGAAAGGCGCTAGACACGTCAAATCCAGCCAAACCAATCGCGATGTCTGCCAGCGCCCGCGCAGCGCCGGAATTCCTGCCTAGACTGCGCCCCGGTTCTGATCCGGAGTGAGAGGAAAGACAGGAATGACTAGACGAAACATGAAAAGAGCCAGCATGGCTGGATTGCTGCTGGCGTGCTGCCTGGGCCTCGCGGCCTGCATCCAGGCGCCGATCCGGCGCCACGAAGGCGAACCCGTGCTGCGGCACGGGCAGGGCGGCGCACGCGAGCATGTCGACGGGGTTGATATCTGGATGCGCGGCGAACCGCCGCGGCCCTACGAGGTGCTGGCCTACACCAGCGTGGAAACGCCGGAAGGCTGGATCGGCGAACGCTTCCTGCTGAAGCGGGTGGCCAGCCGCGTGCGCGAAGCGGGCGGCGACGCTGCGCTGCTCGGCGACCAGCGCAGCCGAGTGGTCGCGCTGCAGCGCGCCGGCAGTCACACCGCGCTGGCGGAGTCGCAGCGCATCGTCGAGATCACCATCGTGCGTTACCGCTGACCCTCCGCGCTGGCGGAATCTGCCTAGACTGCCAATATCAGCCACGCGCCAGCCAACCGCCGGCCACCGCCCCGGTCCCCTGCCTTGCTGCCATGAAGATTGCCGTCGTTGCCTTCCCCGGCTTCCAGATGCTGGACCTCGCCGGCCCCATTGACGTGTTCCACGAAGGTGCCCGCCAGGCCGGGCAGCCTGACGCCTACCAGTTCGAGATCATCGCGCCGGTCCCGGGCCTGCTGACTGCCTCCAACGGCATGCGCGTCGAGCCGGACGCGACGCTCGATACTTGCAGTGACGATATCGACACGCTGCTGGTCGCAGGCGGCCCGGGGTTGCGGCAGCAGCAGCAGGACGAGACCGTCAGCGCCTGGCTGGCACGGCAGGCCCGGACCGTGCGGCGGATGGGGTCGGTCTGCTCCGGCGC harbors:
- a CDS encoding cytochrome b — protein: MHSITEIQASPQALSPSRRYDRLAVCFHWAVFLLVALAYAAIELKGSFAKGTPPRALAMTVHEWAGALVLVLAVPRLLWRLVHGAPAPEPGARWMQLVGEAMHWVFYLYILAQPLLGLLAMNAGGHLLVLPSLGIEVPALVAADPALKDTVKAIHETLGTAFYLVIGLHAMASLFHHYMLGDNTLRRMWR
- a CDS encoding GNAT family N-acetyltransferase — protein: MQSESCVPGKDQRQPAQHKRKAAGDPAQEYRTEIISDLGEIDAAAWDALVAHHADATPFLKHAFLHALHASGSACAETGWNPRYLTLWAPAKDGHPERLAAAMPLYAKAHSYGEYVFDWAWADAYARNGLEYYPKWLAAIPFTPVRGARLLAEDAHARRLLLQMALALAAESQMSSLHILFPDEAEAALMQQAGMLMRHGVQFHWTNDGYGSFDDFLATLSQKKRKNIRAERRQVAQAGITFRRLRGAQIDDDAWKFFNRCYRQTYREHHSTPYLNLDFFRRIGAAMPQHLLLVIAEREGQPIASSLLVYDDTPEVSTLYGRYWGALEYHACLHFETAYYQPLEFCIEQGIRTFEGGAQGEHKMARGFLPVATRSAHWLAHPAFADAVERFLERERQGIDAYLDELGERNPFARA
- a CDS encoding NAD(+) synthase, with protein sequence MKNPFFNLYSHGFARVAVGVPVCRVADPAFNAAETIALAAQAAQQGAVLVAFPELGISAYTCDDLFHQRALLDACEAALATIVEASRKLPAALIVGMPLRVEHQLFNCAVVVARGRIQGVVPKSYLPNYWEFYEARQFSAADNAAVESIRLLGQDVPFGAGLLFDVEDIPDFRFHAEICEDVWVPIPPSSFAALAGATVLVNLSASNIVVGKAGYRHQLVSQQSARCLAAYLYTSAGKGESSTDLAWDGQALICENGELLAESERFADTSHLLCADIDVERLSRERMHQVTFGHSVRRHKAEVDKFRVVRFPLDLTLEKSLPLARNVARFPYVPADPRQRDERCMEVYNIQVQALVQRLSASKISKVVIGVSGGLDSTHALLVCAKAMDRLGLPRANILAYTMPGFATSDRTLLQARQLMQMVGCTATEIDIRPSCLAMLKDLGHPYAAGEKVYDVTFENVQAGERTNHLFRLANFHHAIVIGTGDLSELALGWCTYGVGDHMSHYNVNASVPKTLISHLVRWVAETGQVGEGGSDVLLAVLDTDISPELVPGDSNHGPEQKTESTIGPYELQDFNLYYTLRFGFTPSKIAFLALHAWGDRERGVWPNGPHVVRNQYGLPEIKRNLAIFLDRFFRTSQFKRSCIPNAPKVGSGGSLSPRGDWRAPSDSESVVWLADLEKVPD
- a CDS encoding DMT family transporter: MSWTLLAVAGLLEIAFAFGMKWSAGFSRFWPSVYAVATGMASILLLTLSLRVLPVGTAYAVWTGIGAAGTAMLGMLWLGEPASLARMGCIALILGGVVGLKLVSGPAP
- a CDS encoding SLAC1 anion channel family protein gives rise to the protein MTLAAHPAATLPAPRSSVKHLPVNLFGAVMGLSGLSMAWRGAGSAFGVSPVIGNAVGVVAVLAFLALAAGYLAKWLRYPDAVRAEFSHPVAGNFFGTIAIAILLLSSVVSAHHETLGQMIWTLGTVITVGLTFVIAGRLLHGRTEAANVVPAWLIPGVATLDIAVAGGTMPMAWAHEVNLLAVGVGTVIALVFFTMIISRLIHHDPLPAGMVPSLIILIAPFEVGFLAYVNMTGSVDMFAGMLFYFGLFLFLLLSWRVFRRPAPFAPSWWAISFPMAALSNAALKYAGHEQSAVLAWLAGLILLVLTTAIVVLFVRTLHSLFTHRLLAA